One genomic region from Equus asinus isolate D_3611 breed Donkey chromosome 8, EquAss-T2T_v2, whole genome shotgun sequence encodes:
- the OGFOD2 gene encoding 2-oxoglutarate and iron-dependent oxygenase domain-containing protein 2 isoform X1, whose product MATAGAPRRFCRCACFCSENLYVARYGLHVRFRDEQQLRQDYGPILRSRGCVSPKDFQQLLGELEQEVERRRRLGPESAARKALIASSYHPVRPELYKSLQDAALAPEFLAATEYSTSLGADLEGLLQRLETVSEEKRIYRLPVFTAPFCQALLEELEHFEQSDMPKGRPNTMNNYGVLLHELGLDEPLVTPLRECFLQPLMALLYPDCGGGWLDSHRAFVVKYALGQDRELGCHYDNAELTLNVALGKTFTGGALYFGGLFQAPSALAEPLEVEHVVGQGVLHRGGQLHGARPLGTGERWNLVVWLRASAVRNRLCPMCCRKPDLVDDEGFGDGFTREEPTTVDVCALT is encoded by the exons ATGGCGACGGCGGGCGCCCCGCGGCGCTTCTGCCGCTGCGCCTGCTTCTGCTCCGAGAACTTGTACGTGGCGCGCTACGGGCTGCACGTGCGCTTCCGGGACGAGCAGCAGCTGCGCCAGGACTACGGCCCG ATCCTGCGCAGCCGAGGCTGTGTCAGCCCCAAGGACTTCCAGCAGCTGTTAGGAGAG CTTGAACAGGAGGtggagaggcggcggcggctggGGCCGGAGTCAGCTGCCAGGAAAGCCCTCATCGCAAGCTCCTACCACCCGGTGCGACCCGAGCTCTACAAGTCACTGCAG GATGCGGCTCTGGCTCCCGAGTTTCTGGCTGCGACTGAGTACAGCACATCACTGGGCGCAGACCTCGAGGGCCTTCTCCAGCGTCTGGAGACAGTGTCGG AGGAGAAGCGCATCTACCGGCTGCCAGTGTTCACAGCACCGTTCTGCCAGGCcctgctggaggagctggagcacTTCGAGCAGTCGGACATGCCCAAGGGAAGACCCAACACCATGAACAACTATGGG GTGCTGCTGCACGAGCTAGGCCTGGATGAGCCGCTGGTGACGCCTCTGCGGGAGTGCTTCCTGCAGCCGCTAATGGCCCTGCTGTACCCAGACTGTGGTGGAGGCTGGCTTGACAGCCACCGCGCCTTTGTGGTGAAATACGCACTGGGCCAGGACCGTGAGCTGGGCTGCCACTACGATAACGCTGAGCTCACCCTCAATGTGGCCCTGGGCAAGACCTTCACGGGGGGTGCCCTGTACTTCGGGGGCCTCTTCCAG GCGCCTTCAGCCCTGGCCGAGCCCCTGGAGGTGGAGCACGTGGTGGGCCAGGGCGTTCTGCACCGGGGCGGCCAGCTGCACGGGGCCCGGCCCCTGGGCACTGGAGAGCGCTGGAACCTCGTTGTCTGGCTCCGGGCCTCTGCTGTGCGAAACCGCCTCTGCCCCATGTGCTGCCGCAAGCCTGACCTGGTGGACGACGAGGGCTTCGGTGATGGCTTCACCCGAGAGGAGCCCACCACAGTGGATGTGTGTGCACTGACTTGA
- the OGFOD2 gene encoding 2-oxoglutarate and iron-dependent oxygenase domain-containing protein 2 isoform X3, translating into MFSDLPKFTQSCCAHWPFCSQILRSRGCVSPKDFQQLLGELEQEVERRRRLGPESAARKALIASSYHPVRPELYKSLQDAALAPEFLAATEYSTSLGADLEGLLQRLETVSEEKRIYRLPVFTAPFCQALLEELEHFEQSDMPKGRPNTMNNYGVLLHELGLDEPLVTPLRECFLQPLMALLYPDCGGGWLDSHRAFVVKYALGQDRELGCHYDNAELTLNVALGKTFTGGALYFGGLFQAPSALAEPLEVEHVVGQGVLHRGGQLHGARPLGTGERWNLVVWLRASAVRNRLCPMCCRKPDLVDDEGFGDGFTREEPTTVDVCALT; encoded by the exons atgttcagtgacttgcccaagttcacacagtcgTGCTGTGCTCACTGGCCTTTCTGCTCCCAGATCCTGCGCAGCCGAGGCTGTGTCAGCCCCAAGGACTTCCAGCAGCTGTTAGGAGAG CTTGAACAGGAGGtggagaggcggcggcggctggGGCCGGAGTCAGCTGCCAGGAAAGCCCTCATCGCAAGCTCCTACCACCCGGTGCGACCCGAGCTCTACAAGTCACTGCAG GATGCGGCTCTGGCTCCCGAGTTTCTGGCTGCGACTGAGTACAGCACATCACTGGGCGCAGACCTCGAGGGCCTTCTCCAGCGTCTGGAGACAGTGTCGG AGGAGAAGCGCATCTACCGGCTGCCAGTGTTCACAGCACCGTTCTGCCAGGCcctgctggaggagctggagcacTTCGAGCAGTCGGACATGCCCAAGGGAAGACCCAACACCATGAACAACTATGGG GTGCTGCTGCACGAGCTAGGCCTGGATGAGCCGCTGGTGACGCCTCTGCGGGAGTGCTTCCTGCAGCCGCTAATGGCCCTGCTGTACCCAGACTGTGGTGGAGGCTGGCTTGACAGCCACCGCGCCTTTGTGGTGAAATACGCACTGGGCCAGGACCGTGAGCTGGGCTGCCACTACGATAACGCTGAGCTCACCCTCAATGTGGCCCTGGGCAAGACCTTCACGGGGGGTGCCCTGTACTTCGGGGGCCTCTTCCAG GCGCCTTCAGCCCTGGCCGAGCCCCTGGAGGTGGAGCACGTGGTGGGCCAGGGCGTTCTGCACCGGGGCGGCCAGCTGCACGGGGCCCGGCCCCTGGGCACTGGAGAGCGCTGGAACCTCGTTGTCTGGCTCCGGGCCTCTGCTGTGCGAAACCGCCTCTGCCCCATGTGCTGCCGCAAGCCTGACCTGGTGGACGACGAGGGCTTCGGTGATGGCTTCACCCGAGAGGAGCCCACCACAGTGGATGTGTGTGCACTGACTTGA
- the OGFOD2 gene encoding 2-oxoglutarate and iron-dependent oxygenase domain-containing protein 2 isoform X2, with protein MATAGAPRRFCRCACFCSENLYVARYGLHVRFRDEQQLRQDYGPLEQEVERRRRLGPESAARKALIASSYHPVRPELYKSLQDAALAPEFLAATEYSTSLGADLEGLLQRLETVSEEKRIYRLPVFTAPFCQALLEELEHFEQSDMPKGRPNTMNNYGVLLHELGLDEPLVTPLRECFLQPLMALLYPDCGGGWLDSHRAFVVKYALGQDRELGCHYDNAELTLNVALGKTFTGGALYFGGLFQAPSALAEPLEVEHVVGQGVLHRGGQLHGARPLGTGERWNLVVWLRASAVRNRLCPMCCRKPDLVDDEGFGDGFTREEPTTVDVCALT; from the exons ATGGCGACGGCGGGCGCCCCGCGGCGCTTCTGCCGCTGCGCCTGCTTCTGCTCCGAGAACTTGTACGTGGCGCGCTACGGGCTGCACGTGCGCTTCCGGGACGAGCAGCAGCTGCGCCAGGACTACGGCCCG CTTGAACAGGAGGtggagaggcggcggcggctggGGCCGGAGTCAGCTGCCAGGAAAGCCCTCATCGCAAGCTCCTACCACCCGGTGCGACCCGAGCTCTACAAGTCACTGCAG GATGCGGCTCTGGCTCCCGAGTTTCTGGCTGCGACTGAGTACAGCACATCACTGGGCGCAGACCTCGAGGGCCTTCTCCAGCGTCTGGAGACAGTGTCGG AGGAGAAGCGCATCTACCGGCTGCCAGTGTTCACAGCACCGTTCTGCCAGGCcctgctggaggagctggagcacTTCGAGCAGTCGGACATGCCCAAGGGAAGACCCAACACCATGAACAACTATGGG GTGCTGCTGCACGAGCTAGGCCTGGATGAGCCGCTGGTGACGCCTCTGCGGGAGTGCTTCCTGCAGCCGCTAATGGCCCTGCTGTACCCAGACTGTGGTGGAGGCTGGCTTGACAGCCACCGCGCCTTTGTGGTGAAATACGCACTGGGCCAGGACCGTGAGCTGGGCTGCCACTACGATAACGCTGAGCTCACCCTCAATGTGGCCCTGGGCAAGACCTTCACGGGGGGTGCCCTGTACTTCGGGGGCCTCTTCCAG GCGCCTTCAGCCCTGGCCGAGCCCCTGGAGGTGGAGCACGTGGTGGGCCAGGGCGTTCTGCACCGGGGCGGCCAGCTGCACGGGGCCCGGCCCCTGGGCACTGGAGAGCGCTGGAACCTCGTTGTCTGGCTCCGGGCCTCTGCTGTGCGAAACCGCCTCTGCCCCATGTGCTGCCGCAAGCCTGACCTGGTGGACGACGAGGGCTTCGGTGATGGCTTCACCCGAGAGGAGCCCACCACAGTGGATGTGTGTGCACTGACTTGA
- the ARL6IP4 gene encoding ADP-ribosylation factor-like protein 6-interacting protein 4 isoform X2, with the protein MAHVGSRKRSRSRSGTRERGSEKRRKKSSKDAPRSCSASRSQGRKASTVSPGAEASPSPCITERSKHKARRRPRSSSSSSSSSSSSSSSSSSSSSSSDGRKKRGKHKDKKRKKKKKRKKRLKKKGKEKAKVQQAEALPGPSLDQWHRAAEEEEHGPVLTDEQKTRIQAMKPMTKEEWDARQSVIRKVVDPETGRTRLIKGDGEVLEEIVTKERHREINKQATRGDGLAFQLRAGLLP; encoded by the exons ATGGCTCACGTCGGCTCTCGCAAGCGCTCAAGGAGTCGCAGCGGGACCCGGGAGCGAGGGtcggaaaagagaaggaagaagagcagTAAGGACGCCCCGAGGAGCTGCTCGGCTTCTAGATCCCAAGGCCGCAAGGCCAGCACCGTCTCCCCTGGGGCGGAGG CCTCACCTTCTCCCTGCATCACTGAGAGAAGCAAGCACAAGGCCCGGAGGAGACCACgatccagctcctcctcctcttcttccagttcttccagctcctcttcctcctcctcctcctcttcctccagcgATGGCCGGAAGAAGCGGGGGAAGCACaaggacaaaaagaggaagaagaaaaagaaaaggaagaagaggctgaaaaagaaaggcaaagagaaggCCAAGGTGCAGCAGGCTGAGGCTCTGCCGGGACCCTCCCTGGACCAGTGGCACAGAGCAGCCGAGGAGGAAGAACATGGCCCAG TCCTGACGGATGAGCAGAAGACCCGCATCCAGGCCATGAAGCCCATGACCAAGGAGGAGTGGGATGCCCGGCAGAGTGTCATCCGCAAGGTGGTGGACCCAGAGACAGGACGCACCAG GCTCATTAAGGGAGACGGTGAGGTTTTAGAGGAAATCGTAACCAAGGAACGACACAGAGAGATCAACAAG CAAGCCACCCGAGGGGATGGCCTGGCCTTCCAGTTGCGAGCGGGGCTGCTGCCTTGA
- the ARL6IP4 gene encoding ADP-ribosylation factor-like protein 6-interacting protein 4 isoform X1, whose protein sequence is MAHVGSRKRSRSRSGTRERGSEKRRKKSSKDAPRSCSASRSQGRKASTVSPGAEASPSPCITERSKHKARRRPRSSSSSSSSSSSSSSSSSSSSSSSDGRKKRGKHKDKKRKKKKKRKKRLKKKGKEKAKVQQAEALPGPSLDQWHRAAEEEEHGPVLTDEQKTRIQAMKPMTKEEWDARQSVIRKVVDPETGRTSKPPEGMAWPSSCERGCCLEGPVGQGLWTCWWLGLEAGLRVESSKPNGCCLLFLLGTSLRSSLLSEAGVEDGVTGLFSSPLSWKSTAPQILNVPCLENSSVLLVFVQRGREGCYLTLWKNRTLGASGESWGVPRQLCTQATLATFALCILRSACLDWTQPPALVESQTQGLGS, encoded by the exons ATGGCTCACGTCGGCTCTCGCAAGCGCTCAAGGAGTCGCAGCGGGACCCGGGAGCGAGGGtcggaaaagagaaggaagaagagcagTAAGGACGCCCCGAGGAGCTGCTCGGCTTCTAGATCCCAAGGCCGCAAGGCCAGCACCGTCTCCCCTGGGGCGGAGG CCTCACCTTCTCCCTGCATCACTGAGAGAAGCAAGCACAAGGCCCGGAGGAGACCACgatccagctcctcctcctcttcttccagttcttccagctcctcttcctcctcctcctcctcttcctccagcgATGGCCGGAAGAAGCGGGGGAAGCACaaggacaaaaagaggaagaagaaaaagaaaaggaagaagaggctgaaaaagaaaggcaaagagaaggCCAAGGTGCAGCAGGCTGAGGCTCTGCCGGGACCCTCCCTGGACCAGTGGCACAGAGCAGCCGAGGAGGAAGAACATGGCCCAG TCCTGACGGATGAGCAGAAGACCCGCATCCAGGCCATGAAGCCCATGACCAAGGAGGAGTGGGATGCCCGGCAGAGTGTCATCCGCAAGGTGGTGGACCCAGAGACAGGACGCACCAG CAAGCCACCCGAGGGGATGGCCTGGCCTTCCAGTTGCGAGCGGGGCTGCTGCCTTGAGGGCCCTGTTGGCCAAGGCCTGTGGACGTGCTGGTGGCTTGGTCTGGAGGCTGGCCTCAGGGTGGAGAGCAGCAAGCCCAATGGGTGctgtttgctttttctcctgGGGACCAGCCTCCGGTCCAGCCTCCTCTCAGAGGCAGGGGTGGAGGACGGGGTCACTGGCCTATTCAGTTCCCCCCTCTCCTGGAAGAGCACAGCTCCCCAAATATTAAATGTCCCCTGCTTGGAGAATTCCTCTGTTCTGTTGGTTTTTGtgcagagggggagggaaggctgCTACTTGACTCTCTGGAAAAACAGGACTCTAGGAGCTTCTGGGGAAAGCTGGGGTGTACCCCGGCAGTTGTGCACACAGGCCACACTGGCCACCTTTGCCCTGTGCATCCTCAGATCAGCCTGCCTGGACTGGACCCAACCCCCAGCCCTAGTTGAATCCCAAACCCAGGGACTTGGCTCTTAG